In Syngnathus acus chromosome 21, fSynAcu1.2, whole genome shotgun sequence, one genomic interval encodes:
- the si:dkeyp-118h9.7 gene encoding sacsin, whose product MSMSAKKKTRTSFGATAPPFIDYLKDILRRYPDGGQILKELIQNADDAQATNVTFIHDERSYGTKNLWTDGLGQFQGPALYSYNNAPFNDEDWEGIQAVGRSVKRNDPTTVGRFGIGFNSVYHITDVPSIFSSGYLGILDPQEKIFGERQGGFRWSLDDAEHQEALMRTGDQFQPFRDIVTLLSGQDWSKVIAEDQHFDGTIFRFPLRAEASDISDNLYNTDKVVMLFDSFIADADLSLLFLKNVTTVTLMHIDVHGFVSTRLEVKSSAFTKVILETQDETVIEGSTRLKVLTIKSEQCKETKWLVTTCTMKEGNVTELDSLAEKLSFLPQVDLAFPWGETRAASRSRLSCFLPLPNNEGNKTGLPVHINACFGLTDNRRHIKWQEEDQLHDEHAIWNELLMKEVLPQAYRLIIQDAVTLAQEAILPVSSVYDLWPDLDQIQDKDKWYAIAVDVLLQLFQENVAVLSLARDEREFIGPLEAVLTCSGPMSPDTLAAIGRTLLSCGENFVTLPSNVARAIKMVHPHANSLTYATPAFLREVLHRVDMRNLSRDDKLCLLEYVLSDGKFRDLQNLALLPLSDGSFRAFTNKEEDIALIDSKEFPRTLLPFCKHLFIPDNLSPDSTARLKQLAYENLFQIKNIDADQVAQYTRRYLPKDWKDLNTALVSWDVNKHLHPPLDWLQEFWRFLNIHFTELSNFIDIPLIPVDPLSSNQSVLLAKLNPKTTLVFHQRRQISLPDKIAELVKNVGGTVVRGNEWLKHDDLDSFVLCPSPRSVMTILMNVEYPHLIKELQTTCPGTREELKGYLSGLDSLSNYEKDLLSKVPLFENTKGVPLPAHSKKAVLLGCHPNLPKDLPMPESILQCKTETDRRLLHLLNVNLLDTAQAALLLIDNIKVKACSKKDTKKIMTWILQHGSILFSQNENLKHSCKELSFMEVNGVLKKASHFLHPGLQNSQMIFDRDFFPPSPYVQTAQMLETLTHLGMINREADVPPEHLLHAAELISKQQANPQTFSRAQALLTMLDAHSLLDRFSDEQLNGLKMLKWIPCADPSNSTGRISLFCPHEIRHSQFEDIVGRVMPLIGSLSDRGSHKLGLKCLPPPEKVRNNLFVLIGDTDKMDDPDTNGDFKRRLHSIYQHMQDHISDFAALIDQNKSWLWCGDQFVSPQDLVIDYPDNLDLSSWVRKLPKEFLPYKMLLKKFGLRSLLSQRDIVDILHSIMNSIELREMPTARPSEIKVSIEIIKWIWKEKMVIQEDIPVPVITQEGQCTLKPLSTAAFCDLSKKSLEGIQYSKDQVHVLHEEIPKAAAEWFNMRFLSTHILDPELIGIEQCGQSEPITMRIKNILKEYDEEGDLFKELIQNAEDAGADSCKFLVDFRVHKSPPEHLIDPGMARCQGPCLWSFNNETFTDEDWENIVRVGSASKEHKVGKIGKFGLGFNTVYHVTDIPSVLSGNKLLILDPNVTHLKKIIRNKSNPGIKLDLSQKQQFHCFPGQFGPYENIFDCTFSAYGPPQPYEGTLIKLPFRTKEEARESEISTKVYDEHSIVSFQQEFTNYSQTHILFLKHINTLSLQNISNHAATPPRDEEIQTVLTVTKTTLSAIQIPDKSRRSVQIKAENVLLKRGEDCKNVIDCCTVYIVQLSSEKSGRKQSQAWLVHNCFGTKESLKMALQQDNQVKFSLPIGGIAVPLQKDPGSGTFSAPETKLNGQAFCFLPLAIHTGLPVNVNGTFAVTSNRKGLWESGVKYGWNKALLQDPTVTAYVTALLVLKDMSKNGQLKRYSYHTFWPDREKVNNAFKPLVDGFYATITQKQMAPEVFCDGKKWCSVNGAIFLHESIEEDKKIHTLVMRVCQKHIKEPNCVVSLPLWLRNSFNQSGLQNVLQEKTWKWERFYQDVVFENLATLDTESRDTLLLHAIDLNSKEIDHLLIKYPCIPTMDGRLQHIKKLVNPSGKLSCLFENEQGRLLGGTETDFRSPRRLQRLLELGMANDHLPLEAIVEKAETIQTFWKADQKKAYGCLKCLLELIKDHMNDKDSRHWQTLRTIPFLPAFHHCGPNSVLKRPVDIFNEKCSLLVNKTQPVLDHSGLNIHVTDPILQILGIRDTPVPEMVLQQLQETQKQSQTTDKSKLHAIVNECYKFLDRYLYESKTSTFISERANSFPFIFDGNTFVNVNRVAVKGQFDAKPYLHALTPAFASFRNLWQSVGVADTFTLHQFLTVLQEVHSKHGDKPLPKNDLKICLTILQQGIYDANEKTTSDCLIPNENGVLVPAGQLFFNDSPWMPVTTDITLCHKHIPRGMALHFGIKTTRHHTLENKAVSLNNSQYPSKHSFPFAQKEELTVRIKNIISAYPAKKDILKELIQNADDAEATEIHFVLDRRQHGTEKTFGEKWNELQGPALCVFNNSVFSDADLAGIQQLGTGGKRHHPGKIGKYGLGFNSVYHLTDCPSILTGDHFLGILDPNEFYIESQNEHMRQGIGYEVDDKLKEMFKDVYNSYLPDKFSLKGGTMIRLPLRTPSMAEVSKISQREVTEEDLRELRTALFADPEGLILFLKNIRKVELHEINDHSKKFRTIYAVEKNTPQREQEAGVRSLQNAGVSVPCKEIYETMISTSNKRQSKWVIAEQISTLQSSDGEGKYARATVAARMSPRGLHNDFIGRAFCLLPLPGTTGLPVHINGDFEVDSARKNLWKEDAVSLKTNWNESLKNNVIAPLYADLLHYISQTILVKTDSPDKMKARFSESYLCFWPTVSEDVSQEWHEMIHEVYRSISKRGLDVIPVLQCTKQVTVHPPNHHLPLIQGRVAGAPALGGTPRLPSLTKPFTLITEYSIKWKHVRETTPTTVPYLESSTKEVNEILRDLGMALVPLFSETKRIWEGFRSAGIPVQDVNPSNVRTFLRAKSVHNPKQTSKELPLPVKDTLILNPERCTELLRFCLSDIRHETIAEENLALLNGLPLLLTADEILRVFDNTSPKMISPYTSLFSGYEHNFVHYKTNREFLEVLKALSLASKLTVPGAFPWLKDLIEQNLDKCELDPQRGLYVPGKERLAWLKLLWKFLLSNMETQSSSDNQHCSLQTVKDLLGDFCILVVVCPRSNKRLLLRMKDMPSVILFRLKNYTMEILFKLGFMKLDFSFFIDVDRTKSSLLPPELMNVDDKSSVLSQVASISHSEFDQLSSDDMRELQTFLQAGQTINCPEYQNKLRSLPLFETIHGNRVRIDGKKVVYILDMRPQSLTRFPDLLKSAKIIFLKNNPENISLSRSLKIEILNELQYFMRVILPAVHSLSEHQKLQCLKLLLSLGNLDHGQHKSTIISQLKVVPMIVNAEGQMLPVSYFFDDRVALYQAMLPQKRFVPESTLAELCQGNESHNEAVRQLLKDLGMKHVVSKAEIVQFAGCIESIAETEGYSQELREKSILVLEEALRLARVEKTLLASITNIKFIFPVKVKTELCDYHLPFAPETTAVQINGSLVDRYDKEQELIWSSMPIIQLPIILSTSDLENITKAGAHGQPPANCVTRNLLNICQSPCETDAQIKTRATVFRCCYGYLQNINFDSRSLNGVPLVLVENDTKVVRPENVALSLPYEPDFRPYLYKIPTNDFGFWPFFKKVGAKEEPTIVQYCNVLAAVNADSSAKSRLNHNQKRSAERAVEQLFRILLKKPNQSMDTVKTLYLPALNGKLYPSHALYFNNTAIDPQRLEASLEEDFLLLDNLSTCHLGTDIYEHCRLLQLLPQRLQPKKLSEVTEEKAVESHMQLCELNQACEFRGWFDKHLTSSAFTHGLICLMREKSKGKTTQEEAEDICKNIFGSIQIVCCTNLMKELWLKDRALKNTECETEIFAQKVQRGYIFYIKHNDVMLPKTLNEVNMTLTSVINSLLGNRISSEHLLVLGQLLLCDNLQDVRKTLAKNGIPDSVDAKSFLASQQAPKGEISEEWHDSLDMNVLNNFEEGECVAYHVNNKYIYAVIVEVLPPQSGPYSQRYKIRCLDGTISGMAEKVSHYNAVLSDLPHNVAQLRTFGVDAKRTQYPNRHPFPRIPNESFRSANVIAALNTATELLAAVESYVN is encoded by the exons GAAGGAGGTGCTGCCACAAGCATACCGCCTGATCATTCAAGACGCCGTCACACTTGCTCAAGAGGCAATTCTCCCCGTGTCTTCTGTGTATGATCTGTGGCCGGATCTCGATCAGATTCAAGACAAGGACAAATGGTATGCCATCGCCGTAGATGTCCTTCTGCAGTTGTTCCAAGAAAATGTGGCTGTGCTCTCGCTCGCCAGAGATGAAAGAGAGTTCATCGGTCCGTTGGAAGCAGTGCTCACCTGTTCTGGCCCAATGAGCCCTGACACACTGGCTGCCATTGGAAGAACGTTGCTTTCCTGTGGAGAGAATTTTGTAACGCTTCCATCCAATGTAGCGAGAGCCATAAAAATGGTTCACCCGCATGCCAACAGCCTAACATATGCCACTCCAGCATTCCTCAGGGAGGTCCTCCATCGCGTCGACATGCGGAATCTATCCAGAGATGACAAACTCTGTCTCCTGGAGTATGTTCTGAGTGATGGAAAATTCAGGGATCTCCAGAATCTTGCGCTTCTCCCACTCAGTGATGGTTCTTTTAGAGCTTTCACAAACAAAGAGGAGGACATTGCCTTGATTGACAGCAAGGAATTTCCAAG AACCTTGCTACCATTTTGTAAACACCTCTTCATCCCGGATAATTTGAGCCCGGACTCCACTGCTCGCTTGAAGCAACTGGCTTATGAAA ATTTATTCCAGATAAAGAACATTGATGCAGATCAGGTGGCACAGTACACCAGAAGGTATTTGCCCAAGGACTGGAAGGACTTGAACACAGCACTCGTGAGCTGGGACGTCAACAAACATCTGCATCCACCTTTGGATTGGCTCCAAGAATTCTGGAGGTTTCTCAACATTCACTTTACAGAGTTAAGCAATTTCATTGACATTCCACTGATACCCGTGGATCCGCTCTCTTCCAATCAGTCTGTATTACTCGCTAAACTGAATCCAAAGACAACTCTTGTTTTTCACCAAAGGAGGCAGATCAGCTTGCCGGATAAAATAGCTGAGTTGGTGAAAAATGTTGGTGGTACAGTGGTGAGGGGAAATGAATGGCTCAAGCATGATGACCTTGATTCTTTTGTGCTGTGTCCATCTCCAAGAAGTGTTATGACTATCTTGATGAATGTCGAGTATCCGCATCTCATCAAAGAACTCCAGACCACATGTCCCGGCACTCGAGAAGAATTGAAGGGATATCTCTCTGGTCTGGATTCGCTCTCAAATTACGAGAAGGATCTCCTCTCTAAGGTGCCTCTGTTTGAAAATACTAAAGGTGTGCCTCTCCCAGCGCACTCCAAAAAAGCCGTGCTTTTAGGTTGCCACCCAAACCTACCCAAGGATCTACCGATGCCTGAATCAATACTCCAATGTAAAACTGAAACTGATCGCAGACTCTTGCATTTGCTCAACGTTAATCTTTTGGACACAGCTCAAGCAGCTCTTCTTCTGATTGATAACATTAAAGTCAAAGCATGCAGCAAAAAGGACACTAAAAAGATCATGACTTGGATTTTACAACACGGCAGTATCCTTTTCTCCCAAAATGAGAACTTAAAACACAGCTGTAAAGAATTGAGCTTCATGGAAGTCAACGGAGTGCTAAAAAAGGCCTCACACTTCCTTCATCCAGGACTTCAAAATTCCCAAATGATTTTCGACAGAGATTTCTTCCCCCCTTCTCCATACGTGCAAACAGCCCAGATGCTCGAGACCCTAACGCATCTTGGTATGATAAACAGAGAAGCGGATGTGCCCCCTGAGCACTTACTGCACGCTGCTGAGCTGATCAGCAAGCAGCAAGCTAACCCGCAGACTTTCAGCAGAGCTCAGGCGCTCTTAACCATGCTCGATGCTCACAGTCTCCTGGATAGGTTTTCTGATGAGCAGCTTAACGGCCTTAAAATGCTGAAATGGATTCCATGTGCTGATCCTAGTAACAGCACAGGCAGGATTTCACTCTTCTGCCCTCACGAAATAAGGCACTCTCAGTTTGAGGATATTGTTGGTCGTGTCATGCCTCTTATTGGAAGCCTGAGTGACAGAGGCAGCCACAAACTTGGTCTCAAATGCCTGCCCCCACCAGAGAAAGTGAGaaacaatttgtttgtcttgATTGGAGATACAGACAAAATGGATGATCCCGACACAAATGGAGATTTCAAAAGGAGGTTGCACAGTATTTACCAACACATGCAAGatcacatttctgactttgCAGCTTTAATTGATCAAAACAAGTCTTGGCTGTGGTGCGGTGACCAGTTTGTTTCCCCACAGGATTTGGTTATAGACTACCCAGACAATCTAGATTTGAGCTCGTGGGTGAGGAAATTACCTAAGGAGTTCCTACCATACAAGATGCTCCTGAAGAAATTTGGTCTGAGATCATTGCTTTCACAGCGCGACATTGTTGACATTCTCCATTCCATCATGAACAGCATTGAATTGAGAGAGATGCCAACTGCAAGGCCCTCTGAGATTAAAGTCTCTATAGAAATTATCAAATGGATATGGAAGGAAAAGATGGTGATTCAGGAGGACATCCCAGTGCCAGTCATCACACAAGAGGGTCAGTGTACCCTTAAACCACTCTCGACGGCTGCTTTCTGTgatttgagcaaaaaaagtttggagggGATTCAATACAGCAAAGATCAAGTGCATGTCCTACACGAGGAGATTCCAAAAGCTGCTGCTGAATGGTTCAACATGCGGTTCCTTAGTACGCACATCCTCGATCCCGAGCTTATCGGGATTGAGCAGTGTGGACAATCTGAGCCCATCACAATGAGGATCAAAAACATTCTCAAAGAGTATGATGAAGAAGGCGATCTCTTCAAAGAGCTCATTCAAAATGCAGAAGATGCTGGAGCAGACTCTTGCAAATTCTTGGTGGATTTCAGAGTACACAAGAGTCCCCCTGAACACCTCATAGATCCCGGCATGGCCCGTTGTCAGGGCCCTTGCCTTTGGTCATTCAATAATGAGACATTCACAGATGAGGATTGGGAAAATATTGTGAGAGTGGGCTCTGCTTCAAAAGAACACAAGGTGGGAAAGATTGGCAAGTTTGGACTTGGATTCAACACTGTGTATCATGTGACAGATATTCCTTCAGTCCTAAGTGGAAACAAACTCCTTATACTTGATCCAAATGTGACTCACCTGAAAAAGATAATcagaaacaaatcaaatcctGGAATCAAGCTGGACCTCTCTCAAAAACAACAGTTCCATTGTTTCCCTGGTCAGTTTGGACcatatgaaaacatttttgactgtACTTTCAGCGCATATGGTCCTCCACAGCCTTATGAAGGTACCCTCATCAAACTTCCTTTCCGAACCAAGGAAGAGGCACGCGAGTCCGAGATAAGCACCAAAGTCTATGACGAGCACAGTATTGTCTCTTTTCAGCAAGAGTTCACAAACTATTCTCAAACACATATCCTGTTCCTGAAGCACATTAACACGTTGTCTTTGCAAAACATCTCAAACCATGCAGCGACTCCTCCAAGAGATGAGGAAATACAAACCGTCCTCACTGTCACCAAAACTACTCTGAGTGCAATACAAATTCCCGACAAGAGTCGTAGGTCAGTGCAGATTAAAGCTGAAAATGTATTGCTGAAACGTGGTGAGGATTGCAAAAACGTTATCGACTGCTGTACCGTCTACATTGTCCAACTAAGCAGTGAAAAATCTGGTAGAAAGCAAAGTCAGGCTTGGCTGGTGCACAACTGCTTTGGGACAAAGGAGTCTTTAAAAATGGCCCTCCAACAGGACAACCAAGTCAAGTTCTCCTTGCCGATCGGGGGAATCGCCGTGCCTTTGCAAAAAGATCCAGGAAGCGGAACGTTTTCCGCACCGGAAACCAAACTAAATGGTCAGGCATTTTGCTTCCTCCCACTTGCCATTCACACAGGACTTCCAGTCAATGTGAATGGAACATTTGCGGTAACAAGTAATCGGAAAGGTCTCTGGGAAAGTGGGGTGAAGTATGGCTGGAACAAAGCTCTTCTTCAGGATCCCACCGTGACCGCATATGTTACAGCACTTTTGGTATTAAAGGACATGTCGAAAAACGGCCAACTGAAAAGGTACTCTTATCACACCTTCTGGCCTGATAGGGAAAAAGTCAACAACGCATTCAAACCTTTGGTTGATGGCTTTTACGCCACCATCACCCAGAAGCAAATGGCTCCAGAGGTCTTCTGTGATGGCAAAAAATGGTGTTCGGTGAACGGTGCCATATTTCTACACGAAAGTATCGAAGAAGATAAAAAGATCCACACACTTGTAATGCGGGTCTGTCAGAAACATATCAAAGAACCAAACTGTGTCgtttctcttccactctggttGAGAAATAGCTTTAACCAGAGTGGCCTTCAGAACGTTTTGCAGGAGAAAACATGGAAGTGGGAGAGGTTTTATCAAGATGTGGTATTTGAGAACCTTGCCACCCTGGACACTGAGAGTAGAGATACTCTTTTGTTACATGCCATTGACCTTAACTCAAAGGAAATTGACCATCTATTGATCAAGTATCCGTGCATCCCCACAATGGATGGACGCCTCCAGCATATCAAGAAACTTGTGAATCCATCAGGCAAACTGTCTTGTCTTTTTGAAAACGAACAGGGGAGATTGCTTGGAGGCACAGAGACTGATTTCCGCTCCCCAAGGAGGCTTCAACGTCTGCTGGAGCTTGGAATGGCAAACGACCACCTTCCACTGGAGGCTATTGTTGAGAAAGCAGAAACAatccaaacattttggaaggctgaccaaaaaaaagcatacgGTTGTTTGAAGTGCCTTCTTGAACTCATCAAGGATCACATGAATGACAAAGACTCTCGCCACTGGCAAACTTTAAGAACGATCCCATTTCTCCCAGCATTTCATCACTGTGGTCCAAATTCAGTCCTAAAAAGGCCAGTTGatattttcaatgaaaaatgcTCACTGCTCGTTAACAAAACACAACCCGTGCTGGATCATTCTGGCCTGAACATACATGTTACCGATCCTATCCTACAAATACTAGGGATCCGCGACACCCCAGTACCTGAAATGGTGCTCCAGCAGCTACAGGAAACACAGAAGCAATCACAAACCACGGACAAATCCAAGCTTCACGCGATTGTCAATGAATGCTACAAATTTCTGGATAGATACCTCTATGAATCAAAGACATCAACATTCATTTCTGAGAGGGCTaattcatttccattcatttttgatGGCAATACTTTTGTCAACGTGAACCGTGTGGCTGTCAAAGGGCAATTTGATGCAAAGCCCTATCTCCACGCACTTACTCCTGCCTTTGCCAGTTTCCGCAATCTCTGGCAGAGTGTTGGTGTTGCAGATACGTTCACTCTCCATCAATTTCTTACTGTGCTTCAGGAAGTTCATTCGAAACATGGAGACAAACCCTTGCCAAAGAATGATCTCAAGATTTGTCTTACAATTTTACAACAAGGCATTTACGATGCCAACGAGAAGACCACAAGCGATTGTCTCATACCCAATGAAAATGGGGTTTTGGTACCTGCCGGCCAGCTCTTTTTTAATGACAGCCCATGGATGCCAGTTACCACGGATATTACGCTCTGCCACAAACATATCCCACGTGGAATGGCACTCCATTTTGGAATCAAAACTACCAGACATCACACTCTGGAGAACAAGGCAGTATCCCTCAATAACTCTCAATATCCCTCAAAAcattcttttccatttgcgCAGAAAGAGGAACTCACAGTTCGaattaaaaacatcatttCGGCCTATCCAGCAAAGAAAGATATCCTCAAAGAGCTCATCCAAAATGCCGATGATGCAGAGGCTACggaaattcattttgttttggacagACGACAGCATGGCACTGAAAAAACCTTTGGAGAGAAATGGAACGAGCTACAGGGCCCAGCGCTGTGCGTCTTCAACAACAGCGTGTTTTCAGATGCAGACCTGGCTGGCATTCAGCAGCTGGGAACTGGAGGAAAGCGCCATCATCCAGggaaaattggaaaatatgGACTTGGATTCAATTCTGTCTATCATCTAACTGATTGCCCGTCAATCCTCACTGGAGATCACTTCCTAGGCATTTTAGATCCCAATGAATTTTACATCGAAAGCCAAAATGAGCATATGCGTCAGGGCATTGGCTATGAAGTTGATGACAAGCTCAAGGAGATGTTCAAAGATGTTTACAATTCCTATCTTCCAGACAAATTTTCTCTAAAAGGCGGAACCATGATTCGGTTGCCTCTAAGGACTCCTTCCATGGCAGAGGTCTCGAAAATATCACAACGGGAAGTGACTGAGGAGGACTTGAGAGAGCTGCGTACTGCCCTATTCGCAGACCCTGAAGGGCTCATTCTGTTTCTGAAAAATATCCGCAAAGTCGAGCTCCATGAAATCAACGATCATTCAAAGAAATTCCGAACAATCTATGCAGTTGAAAAGAATACACCGCAAAGAGAACAAGAGGCTGGCGTGAGGTCCCTTCAAAATGCTGGAGTTTCAGTCCCATGTAAGGAAATTTATGAAACAATGATTTCAACctcaaacaaaagacaaagtaAATGGGTAATTGCTGAGCAAATTAGCACATTGCAGTCCTCTGATGGAGAAGGAAAATATGCACGAGCAACAGTCGCGGCACGTATGAGCCCAAGAGGACTGCACAATGATTTCATAGGAAGAGCCTTTTGTTTACTTCCTCTGCCAGGCACCACTGGTCTACCGGTGCACATCAACGGAGACTTTGAGGTCGATTCTGCCAGGAAAAACCTTTGGAAAGAAGATGCAGTGAGTCTGAAAACAAATTGGAATGAATCCTTGAAAAACAACGTCATTGCGCCACTGTATGCAGATCTCCTTCATTACATCAGCCAAACCATTTTAGTGAAGACAGATAGTCCTGACAAAATGAAGGCACGTTTTTCAGAATCATACCTGTGTTTCTGGCCGACAGTGTCTGAAGATGTTAGTCAGGAATGGCATGAAATGATACATGAGGTGTACAGATCAATTAGCAAACGAGGCCTTGATGTCATTCCAGTGTTGCAGTGCACAAAACAAGTAACTGTCCATCCACCCAACCATCATCTCCCGCTTATccagggtcgggtcgcgggggcaccagctttaggagggactcccagacttccctctctcACTAAGCCATTCACTCTTATCACTGAATATTCTATCAAGTGGAAGCATGTAAGAGAAACCACACCAACGACTGTACCCTACTTGGAATCCTCCACTAAGGAGGTAAATGAAATTTTGAGGGACCTTGGCATGGCTTTGGTTCCCCTCTTCAGTGAAACGAAGAGGATATGGGAAGGTTTCAGAAGTGCTGGCATTCCCGTCCAAGATGTAAACCCTTCAAATGTGCGGACCTTCTTGAGAGCAAAGTCTGTTCATAATCCAAAGCAAACAAGCAAGGAGTTACCACTGCCTGTGAAAGACACGCTGATCCTTAATCCGGAAAGATGCACAGAGCTCCTTCGTTTCTGCCTAAGTGATATCCGCCATGAAACGATCGCCGAAGAGAATCTTGCTCTTCTCAACGggcttcctcttctcctcacAGCAGATGAGATTTTGAGGGTGTTTGACAACACATCACCAAAGATGATCTCCCCGTACACCAGTCTGTTCTCTGGCTACGAGCACAATTTTGTACATTATAAGACAAACCGTGAGTTTCTGGAGGTGCTAAAAGCCCTGAGCCTTGCCAGCAAGTTGACGGTTCCTGGTGCTTTCCCATGGTTGAAGGACTTGATTGAACAGAATCTCGACAAGTGTGAGCTTGACCCACAACGAGGTCTTTATGTTCCAGGGAAGGAAAGGTTGGCCTGGCTGAAATTGCTGTGGAAGTTCCTATTAAGCAACATGGAAACTCAAAGTTCAAGCGACAATCAACATTGCTCATTACAAACTGTGAAGGACCTCTTGGGTGACTTCTGCATTTTAGTTGTTGTGTGCCCAAGATCAAACAAGCGCCTCCTTCTAAGAATGAAAGACATGCCCAGTGTCATTTTATTCAGATTGAAGAATTACACAATGGAAATCCTGTTCAAACTCGGTTTCATGAAGCTtgacttttccttttttatcgATGTTGACCGTACCAAATCTTCACTTCTGCCACCCGAACTAATGAATGTGGATGACAAAAGTTCTGTACTGAGCCAAGTCGCGAGTATAAGCCACTCAGAATTTGACCAGCTTTCTTCGGATGACATGAGAGAACTTCAAACTTTCCTGCAGGCCGGTCAGACCATAAATTGTCCGGAGTATCAGAACAAGCTCCGGTCGCTGCCACTATTTGAAACAATACACGGCAATCGAGTGAGGATCGATGGCAAAAAAGTGGTTTACATTCTCGACATGAGACCACAGTCACTGACTCGATTCCCTGACTTGTTGAAATCTGCCAAGATAATTTTTCTCAAAAACAATCCTGAGAACATCAGTCTGTCTCGAAGTTTGAAGATTGAGATCTTGAATGAGCTGCAATATTTCATGAGGGTCATTCTGCCTGCCGTGCATAGTCTCTCGGAGCATCAAAAGCTTCAGTGCCTCAAACTGTTACTCTCACTGGGAAATCTTGATCACGGTCAGCACAAGTCCACCATAATTTCCCAACTGAAGGTGGTACCAATGATTGTCAACGCTGAGGGCCAAATGTTACCAGTCTCTTACTTCTTTGATGACAGAGTTGCCTTGTATCAGGCAATGTTACCTCAAAAAAGATTTGTGCCTGAGAGTACTTTGGCTGAGTTGTGCCAAGGAAACGAATCCCATAATGAAGCAGTACGGCAGCTACTCAAGGATCTTGGAATGAAGCACGTTGTGTCCAAAGCCGAGATCGTACAATTTGCAGGGTGCATAGAGTCGATAGCTGAGACAGAGGGTTACTCTCAGGAGCTGCGAGAGAAATCCATCCTAGTTCTCGAAGAGGCTTTGAGGCTCGCAAGAGTTGAGAAAACATTGCTGGCCAGCATAACCAACATCAAGTTCATTTTTCCTGTCAAAGTAAAAACAGAACTGTGTGATTATCATTTGCCATTTGCCCCAGAGACCACCGCTGTTCAAATCAACGGCTCTTTAGTTGATCGGTATGACAAAGAACAAGAACTGATTTGGTCTTCGATGCCAATCATACAGCTACCAATAATTTTGTCAACGTCAGACCTGGAAAATATCACAAAAGCAGGAGCTCATGGACAACCGCCTGCAAATTGTGTAACCAGAAACTTGTTAAACATCTGCCAGTCACCTTGTGAAACAGACGCTCAGATCAAAACCCGTGCAACTGTCTTTCGATGTTGCTATGGCTACTTGCAAAACATCAACTTTGACAGCCGATCACTGAATGGTGTCCCGCTCGTGTTGGTCGAAAACGATACAAAAGTGGTGAGACCGGAAAATGTTGCCCTTTCCCTCCCCTATGAACCTGACTTTAGGCCATATTTGTACAAAATTCCTACAAATGACTTTGGGTTTTGGCCATTCTTCAAGAAGGTTGGTGCGAAGGAGGAACCAACAATAGTGCAGTACTGTAATGTTCTGGCAGCAGTCAACGCTGATTCCAGTGCGAAAAGCCGTTTGAACCATAACCAAAAACGATCGGCTGAACGAGCTGTGGAGCAGTTGTTTCGGATACTTCTAAAGAAGCCCAACCAATCGATGGACACTGTAAAGACGTTGTACCTGCCAGCTCTAAATGGAAAACTCTACCCATCACATGCATTGTACTTCAACAACACGGCGATTGACCCCCAACGGTTGGAAGCATCACTGGAGGAAGACTTCCTTTTGCTTGACAATCTCAGTACATGTCATTTGGGCACCGACATCTACGAGCATTGTCGACTGCTGCAATTGCTGCCCCAAAGGCTCCAACCTAAAAAGTTGTCAGAGGTCACAGAAGAAAAAGCGGTGGAATCGCACATGCAACTTTGTGAGCTTAATCAGGCCTGCGAGTTTCGTGGCTGGTTTGACAAACACCTGACGTCGAGTGCATTCACACACGGACTGATATGTCTTATGAGAGAGAagtcaaaaggaaaaacaacccAAGAGGAGGCTGAGGACATTTGTAAGAATATATTCGGCAGCATTCAGATTGTGTGTTGCACGAACCTGATGAAGGAGCTGTGGCTGAAAGACCGAGCTCTGAAGAACACGGAATGCGAGACCGAGATTTTTGCCCAAAAAGTTCAAAGAGGTTACATCTTTTACATCAAACACAATGACGTCATGCTCCCAAAAACCTTAAATGAAGTGAATATGACTTTGACGTCGGTAATCAACTCTTTGTTAGGAAACAGAATTTCATCAGAGCACCTCCTGGTCCTCGGCCAGCTCCTCCTGTGCGACAACCTGCAAGATGTTCGTAAAACTCTGGCCAAGAATGGGATCCCCGACAGTGTTGATGCCAAAAGTTTTCTCGCCAGCCAGCAGGCCCCGAAAGGAGAGATTTCAGAAGAGTGGCACGATTCCTTAGACATGAACGTCTTGAACAACTTTGAAGAAGGAGAGTGTGTCGCTTACCACGTTAACAACAAGTACATTTATGCAGTCATTGTGGAAGTACTACCTCCACAATCCGGACCTTACTCGCAGAGGTACAAGATAAGATGTCTTGATGGCACAATTTCAGGCATGGCTGAAAAAGTCTCACACTACAACGCCGTGCTAAGCGACCTGCCCCACAACGTGGCCCAGTTGCGGACTTTTGGTGTGGATGCTAAAAGGACACAATATCCCAACCGCCATCCTTTCCCTCGCATTCCAAATGAAAGCTTCCGTTCGGCCAATGTGATTGCGGCACTGAACACAGCAACTGAGCTTTTGGCTGCTGTGGAATCGTATGTGAACTAA